From the Oleiharenicola lentus genome, one window contains:
- a CDS encoding DUF1428 domain-containing protein, whose protein sequence is MAQYVDGFVIPLPRKKLALYKKIATQAAKVWREHGALDYQECVMDPSPQPKGVPGDLFKKLAKTKPTETVVFAYIRYRSRAHRDRVNAKVMADSRLAAMCDPQKMPFDMARMTFGGFNVLVSG, encoded by the coding sequence ATGGCCCAATATGTTGACGGATTTGTCATCCCGCTCCCCCGCAAGAAACTCGCGCTCTACAAGAAGATCGCGACCCAGGCCGCAAAGGTTTGGCGCGAACACGGCGCACTCGACTACCAGGAGTGCGTTATGGACCCCTCGCCGCAACCCAAGGGCGTGCCCGGCGATCTGTTCAAGAAACTCGCCAAGACCAAGCCGACCGAGACGGTCGTCTTCGCCTACATCCGCTACCGCTCCCGTGCGCACCGCGACCGCGTCAACGCCAAGGTCATGGCCGATTCCCGTCTCGCCGCGATGTGCGATCCGCAGAAGATGCCCTTCGACATGGCCCGCATGACCTTCGGCGGCTTCAACGTGCTGGTCTCCGGCTGA
- a CDS encoding DNA alkylation repair protein: MPAKKPALFTGDPATGAKEALAELKRLSSAKVRDGMARYGLPNDKAWGVGVGEIQKLGKRLGKNQALAEALWATDVYEARLLASFVGEADRLTPRLMDRWCRDFDNWGVVDTVCFKLFEQSPHAWDRIEPWTKLKGEFQCRAGYVLLACVAAHNDGIPDEKFLRYLPLIERGATDERNFVKKGVSWALRMVGLQSPGLRKACTALAKRLTESESASAHWIGREALREFAKLRGKM, encoded by the coding sequence ATGCCCGCGAAGAAACCAGCCCTGTTCACCGGTGACCCCGCCACCGGGGCCAAGGAAGCCCTCGCCGAACTGAAACGCCTGAGCAGCGCGAAGGTGCGCGACGGCATGGCCCGTTACGGTCTGCCCAACGACAAGGCCTGGGGTGTGGGCGTGGGGGAGATCCAGAAGCTCGGCAAACGGCTCGGCAAAAACCAAGCGCTGGCCGAGGCGCTGTGGGCGACCGACGTCTATGAGGCGCGGCTGCTGGCGTCGTTCGTGGGCGAGGCCGACCGGCTCACGCCGAGGCTCATGGACCGTTGGTGCCGGGATTTCGACAACTGGGGCGTGGTGGACACGGTGTGCTTCAAACTCTTCGAACAGAGCCCGCACGCGTGGGACCGCATCGAACCGTGGACGAAGCTGAAGGGCGAGTTCCAATGCCGCGCCGGCTACGTGTTGCTCGCCTGCGTGGCCGCGCACAACGACGGCATCCCCGACGAAAAATTCCTCCGTTACCTGCCCCTGATCGAGCGCGGCGCGACCGACGAGCGCAACTTCGTGAAGAAAGGCGTGAGCTGGGCCCTGCGTATGGTCGGCCTCCAAAGCCCCGGCCTCCGCAAGGCTTGCACCGCCCTGGCCAAGCGCCTCACAGAATCCGAGTCCGCCTCCGCCCATTGGATCGGCCGGGAAGCCCTAAGGGAGTTCGCGAAGCTCCGAGGTAAAATGTAA
- a CDS encoding YciI family protein, which translates to MSTSPAPASTPFMLIFRNTGAENYRHLSASQQQELVGRWNAWFENLVNQGKATIGQPLEDATRIVAGPGGARIVDGPFPETKEAVGGFVTLQVSGLAEATAIAQRHPGLDYGMLIEVREMTPHCHLGVNTKSVPATA; encoded by the coding sequence ATGAGCACGTCCCCCGCCCCCGCTTCCACGCCGTTCATGCTGATCTTCCGCAACACCGGCGCGGAGAACTACCGGCACCTTTCCGCCAGCCAGCAACAGGAACTGGTCGGACGCTGGAACGCTTGGTTCGAGAACCTCGTCAACCAGGGCAAGGCGACCATCGGCCAGCCCCTCGAAGATGCCACGCGGATTGTCGCGGGCCCCGGCGGCGCGCGCATCGTGGACGGCCCCTTTCCCGAGACCAAGGAAGCCGTTGGCGGCTTCGTGACCCTGCAGGTCAGCGGCCTCGCCGAAGCCACCGCCATCGCCCAGCGCCACCCCGGCCTCGACTACGGCATGCTGATCGAGGTCCGCGAGATGACCCCGCACTGCCACCTCGGCGTGAATACCAAGAGCGTGCCCGCCACGGCCTGA
- the secG gene encoding preprotein translocase subunit SecG: MSIVIGVLTLILVLTSIFLVMIVLMQRAKTDGGIGAAMAGGATESAFGAETNNVLSGATIKGAIIFFVLSFGLYLANVHQAKNRAAENAALPTVNAPATTPAPAPTVELPATSQPATPQPGENK; the protein is encoded by the coding sequence ATGAGTATCGTTATCGGCGTCCTTACCCTCATCCTGGTCCTCACATCCATCTTTTTGGTGATGATCGTGCTCATGCAGCGCGCGAAGACCGACGGCGGCATCGGTGCGGCCATGGCCGGCGGCGCCACGGAGTCGGCCTTCGGTGCCGAGACCAACAACGTGCTGAGCGGCGCGACCATCAAGGGCGCTATCATCTTCTTTGTCCTGAGCTTCGGACTTTATCTGGCCAATGTGCATCAGGCCAAGAATCGGGCCGCTGAAAACGCCGCCCTGCCCACCGTCAACGCTCCGGCGACCACGCCGGCCCCCGCGCCGACGGTCGAGCTGCCTGCCACGAGCCAGCCCGCCACGCCTCAGCCGGGTGAAAACAAGTAA
- a CDS encoding LLM class flavin-dependent oxidoreductase has protein sequence MQIGVDTFVATAQPGPPGDARRVQELLEEIELADQVGLDVFGVGEHHRPDYVSSAPAVLLAAAAARTKRIRLASAVTVLSSDDPVRVFQQFATVDLVSQGRAEIIVGRGSFIESYPLFGFDLDDYEALAAEKLDLLLKVRDQVKVHWSGQHRAALTGQGVYPRPLQHPLPVFIGVGGTPESVVRAARLGLPLIVAIIGGSPRQFRPLVDLYRSTWREAGHPAEKAFVGVHNIGFVADTTSDAAETFWPAYRDAFGRIGRERGWPAPTREQFDAQCSQLGALLVGSPEAVAEKIVQESRWFGGLDRLTVLIDNRLLTHAQIMRAIVLLGTKVAPLVRKELETG, from the coding sequence ATGCAAATTGGCGTGGATACGTTTGTCGCGACGGCGCAGCCGGGGCCTCCGGGGGATGCGCGGCGGGTGCAGGAACTGCTCGAGGAGATCGAGCTGGCCGATCAGGTCGGGCTCGATGTCTTCGGCGTGGGCGAACACCACCGGCCGGATTATGTGTCTTCGGCGCCGGCGGTGTTGCTGGCGGCGGCGGCGGCGCGGACGAAGCGCATCCGGCTGGCCAGCGCGGTGACGGTGCTCAGCTCCGACGATCCGGTGCGGGTGTTCCAGCAGTTCGCCACGGTGGACCTCGTGTCGCAGGGGCGGGCGGAGATCATCGTGGGGCGCGGCTCGTTCATCGAATCCTACCCGCTCTTTGGCTTCGATCTCGACGACTACGAGGCGCTGGCGGCCGAGAAGCTCGACCTGCTGCTCAAGGTGCGCGATCAGGTGAAGGTCCATTGGTCGGGTCAGCACCGCGCGGCGCTGACCGGGCAGGGTGTGTATCCGCGTCCGCTGCAGCATCCGCTGCCGGTGTTCATCGGCGTCGGCGGCACGCCGGAGTCGGTCGTGCGCGCGGCCAGGCTCGGGCTGCCGCTCATCGTGGCCATCATCGGCGGCTCGCCGCGGCAGTTTCGTCCGTTGGTGGACCTGTATCGCTCGACCTGGCGGGAGGCGGGGCATCCGGCGGAGAAGGCCTTTGTCGGCGTCCACAACATCGGCTTCGTGGCCGACACGACGTCGGACGCGGCGGAGACCTTCTGGCCCGCCTACCGCGATGCCTTCGGCCGGATCGGTCGCGAGCGCGGCTGGCCGGCGCCCACGCGCGAGCAGTTCGACGCGCAGTGCAGTCAGCTGGGGGCGTTGCTGGTGGGCAGCCCCGAGGCCGTGGCGGAGAAGATCGTGCAGGAGAGCCGGTGGTTCGGTGGCTTGGACCGCCTGACGGTGCTGATCGACAACCGCCTGCTCACGCACGCGCAGATCATGCGGGCGATCGTGTTGCTCGGGACGAAGGTCGCGCCGCTGGTGCGGAAGGAGCTCGAGACGGGGTGA
- a CDS encoding RNA polymerase sigma factor has protein sequence MSKDSHVGSPLAATSEVGPRADPTKTEPTQPALLVEHFFRHEKGRLHGALVRLLGVHNLSLAEDVAQEAMLRALRTWSMGGVPANPSAWITQVAMNLARDALRHRKMATGKEAAIITHHEQMTAPLPVAGETSQEIRDDALRLMFVCAHPEIAPDAQVILALKILCGFSTGEIARAFLATEAAIEKQLTRTKQRIADAGIGYELPEGEDLAPRLDGVLAAIYLLFNEGYKASSGDRLLREELCQEAIRLAALIITHPAGRAPRSHALLALMLLTAARFPARLDEQGGLLRLDDQDRSKWDQQLIAQGLMHLGHAAQGTEISEYHLQAGIAALHCLAPDYTSTDWEKILLHYDELLRLKPSPVVALNRAVAVAHLHGPQAGLDTIAAIPQREKLEGHYLLYTVTGELHWRLQNHQAAAWNFRRALSLSQVGPEQAYLARMIERSGGALPEAERSAG, from the coding sequence GTGTCCAAGGATTCCCATGTAGGGTCGCCGCTTGCGGCGACTTCCGAGGTCGGCCCAAGGGCCGACCCTACAAAAACGGAGCCCACCCAGCCCGCTCTGCTGGTGGAGCACTTCTTCCGCCACGAGAAGGGCCGCCTGCACGGCGCGCTGGTGCGGTTGCTCGGCGTCCACAATCTCTCGCTCGCCGAGGATGTCGCCCAGGAGGCCATGCTCCGCGCGCTCCGCACCTGGTCCATGGGCGGCGTGCCCGCCAATCCCTCGGCGTGGATCACGCAGGTCGCGATGAACCTCGCCCGTGACGCCCTGCGTCACCGCAAGATGGCCACGGGCAAGGAGGCGGCGATCATCACCCATCACGAGCAGATGACCGCCCCGCTCCCCGTCGCCGGGGAGACCTCCCAAGAAATCCGCGACGACGCCCTGCGCCTGATGTTCGTCTGCGCCCACCCGGAGATCGCGCCCGACGCCCAGGTCATCCTCGCGCTGAAAATTCTCTGCGGTTTCAGCACCGGCGAAATCGCGCGCGCTTTCCTCGCCACCGAGGCGGCCATTGAAAAGCAGCTCACGCGCACCAAGCAACGCATCGCCGATGCCGGCATCGGCTACGAGCTGCCCGAGGGCGAGGACCTCGCCCCGCGGCTCGACGGCGTGCTCGCCGCGATCTACCTGCTCTTCAACGAAGGCTACAAGGCCTCCTCCGGCGACCGCCTGCTCCGCGAGGAACTTTGCCAGGAGGCCATCCGCCTCGCCGCGCTGATCATCACCCACCCCGCCGGCCGCGCCCCGCGCAGCCATGCCCTGCTCGCCCTGATGCTGCTGACCGCCGCCCGCTTTCCCGCCCGGCTCGACGAACAGGGCGGACTGCTCCGCCTCGACGACCAGGACCGTTCCAAATGGGACCAGCAGCTCATCGCGCAGGGCCTGATGCACCTCGGCCATGCTGCGCAAGGGACGGAGATCAGCGAATACCACCTGCAGGCCGGCATCGCCGCCCTGCACTGCCTCGCCCCGGATTACACCTCGACCGACTGGGAAAAAATCCTGCTGCACTACGACGAGCTGCTGCGCCTCAAGCCCTCGCCCGTCGTCGCGCTCAACCGTGCCGTCGCCGTGGCGCACCTGCACGGGCCACAAGCCGGCCTCGACACCATCGCCGCCATCCCGCAGCGCGAGAAGCTCGAGGGCCACTACCTGCTCTACACCGTGACCGGCGAACTGCACTGGCGGTTGCAAAACCACCAGGCCGCCGCGTGGAATTTCCGCAGGGCGCTCAGTCTCTCGCAGGTCGGTCCCGAGCAGGCTTACCTCGCGCGCATGATCGAGCGCAGCGGCGGCGCGCTTCCGGAGGCCGAGCGCTCGGCGGGGTGA
- a CDS encoding pyridoxal phosphate-dependent aminotransferase yields MSTPHPLSVWARNVSPSPTLAIDAKAKALAAAGEDVCGFAAGEPDFDTPEHIKEACIAALKGGKTKYAPTPGIEPLRQAIADRYVAEYGLKVVPAQVVVSPGGKFSCYLAVLATCSPGDEVIIPAPFWVSYPEMVKLAGAVPKYVACDDKAGFKLTPAQLEAAITPKTRLLILNSPSNPTGAVYTRAELQAIAAVALKHNLYILSDEMYEHLVYDGVTPTCVATFSPEIEARTIVVAGFSKTYSMTGWRIGTLVAPLPIAKAIAELQSQMSSNVTTFAQFGALAALKEKEKTAAALKVMTDAFDRRRKFLHTELNKIPGVTCLLSQGAFYLFPNISSFGLKDADFCAQLLEKERVAAVPGSAFGLEGYLRLSYATSDAVLQKGVERLARFCATLKK; encoded by the coding sequence ATGAGCACTCCGCATCCTCTGTCCGTCTGGGCCCGCAACGTGTCGCCTTCGCCGACCCTCGCCATTGATGCCAAGGCCAAAGCCTTGGCCGCGGCGGGCGAGGACGTTTGCGGTTTCGCCGCCGGCGAGCCCGACTTCGACACCCCGGAGCACATCAAGGAGGCCTGCATCGCCGCGCTCAAGGGCGGCAAGACCAAGTATGCGCCCACGCCCGGCATCGAGCCGCTGCGCCAGGCCATCGCCGACCGCTACGTTGCCGAATACGGCCTCAAGGTCGTGCCCGCCCAGGTCGTCGTCTCCCCGGGTGGCAAGTTTTCCTGCTACCTCGCCGTGCTCGCGACCTGCTCGCCAGGCGACGAGGTCATCATCCCCGCGCCGTTCTGGGTCTCCTACCCGGAGATGGTGAAGCTCGCCGGCGCGGTGCCGAAGTACGTCGCCTGCGACGACAAGGCCGGTTTCAAGCTCACGCCCGCGCAGCTCGAGGCGGCCATCACGCCGAAGACCCGCCTGCTCATTCTTAATTCCCCTTCGAACCCGACCGGCGCCGTCTATACTCGCGCCGAGCTGCAGGCCATCGCCGCCGTCGCGCTGAAGCACAACCTCTACATCCTCTCCGACGAGATGTATGAACACCTCGTCTATGACGGCGTCACCCCGACCTGCGTGGCGACCTTCAGCCCGGAGATCGAGGCGCGCACGATCGTCGTGGCCGGCTTTTCCAAGACCTACTCGATGACCGGCTGGCGTATCGGCACGCTCGTGGCCCCGCTGCCCATCGCCAAGGCCATCGCCGAGCTCCAGAGCCAGATGTCCTCCAACGTGACGACCTTCGCCCAGTTCGGCGCGCTCGCCGCGCTCAAGGAGAAGGAGAAGACTGCCGCCGCGCTGAAGGTCATGACCGACGCCTTCGACCGCCGCCGCAAGTTCCTCCACACCGAGCTCAACAAGATCCCCGGTGTCACCTGCCTGTTGTCGCAGGGCGCGTTCTATCTCTTCCCGAACATTTCCAGCTTCGGCCTCAAGGACGCCGACTTCTGCGCCCAACTCCTCGAGAAGGAGCGCGTCGCCGCCGTCCCCGGCTCGGCCTTCGGCCTCGAGGGCTACCTGCGCCTCAGCTACGCGACGAGCGACGCCGTCCTCCAGAAGGGCGTCGAGCGCCTCGCCCGCTTCTGCGCCACGCTGAAGAAGTGA
- a CDS encoding outer membrane lipoprotein-sorting protein: MAVGLLWAVSAPAQADKFGQPQDKAASGKADQAEGARILSEFRQAQIAGDYWLSFELRVMPRKGAERTVTGALLGTPGAAGPLTRITTGDGAWLIEAGPQPSAWTVNGEVVEAAAPGQALADTGVTVFDLQMPFLYWKDFTYEGQARVRGRPTYSFILRPPVGQALPVAELTGVRVLIDTQFQAMVQAELLDRANTVLKSISLLDLKKVGEQWLVKAVDVRDHRTRDKTRFTVRAAALDLDWAAEVFSPSALTTPAPLVPGEKVVRF; the protein is encoded by the coding sequence TTGGCCGTCGGCCTGCTCTGGGCCGTCTCGGCCCCGGCGCAGGCCGACAAGTTCGGCCAGCCCCAGGACAAGGCCGCCTCCGGCAAGGCCGATCAGGCCGAGGGCGCCCGCATCCTGTCGGAGTTCCGGCAGGCCCAGATCGCGGGCGACTATTGGCTGTCGTTTGAGCTGCGGGTCATGCCGCGCAAGGGCGCGGAGCGCACCGTGACCGGCGCCCTACTGGGCACGCCGGGAGCGGCCGGACCGCTGACCCGCATCACGACCGGTGACGGCGCGTGGCTGATCGAGGCCGGGCCGCAGCCTTCCGCGTGGACGGTGAACGGTGAGGTCGTCGAAGCCGCCGCCCCCGGGCAGGCCCTCGCCGACACCGGGGTCACGGTTTTCGATCTCCAGATGCCCTTCCTTTACTGGAAGGATTTCACCTACGAGGGCCAGGCGCGCGTGCGCGGGCGTCCGACCTACAGTTTCATCCTGCGTCCGCCCGTCGGACAGGCCCTGCCCGTGGCGGAGCTGACCGGCGTGCGCGTGCTGATTGACACGCAGTTTCAGGCGATGGTGCAGGCGGAGCTGCTCGACCGGGCCAACACCGTGCTGAAGTCGATCTCGCTGCTCGACCTCAAGAAAGTGGGCGAGCAATGGCTCGTGAAGGCGGTGGACGTGCGCGACCACCGCACCCGCGACAAGACCCGTTTCACGGTGCGTGCCGCCGCCCTCGATTTGGACTGGGCGGCCGAGGTTTTCAGCCCGTCCGCCCTGACCACCCCCGCGCCCCTGGTGCCGGGCGAGAAGGTCGTCCGCTTCTGA